The Sulfurimonas hydrogeniphila genome includes a window with the following:
- the recJ gene encoding single-stranded-DNA-specific exonuclease RecJ, with the protein MLSNIPHLNKSDLFALLAQRFDKEDKKLSQIPNPQLLHDADKAAKKIAEAIRANKRITLVGDYDVDGVSSTAIVVDFFKQIPYPLEAIIPNRFHDGYGVNPTVLQRVDTDLIITVDNGISAIEAADICKQRKIDLIITDHHTPGDVLPDAYAIVDPKLSTCNYPFKEICGAQVAWLLLGLVKKELALSIDMKQFLDILAIAIIADIMPLVNINRTLVKEGLNLLMHSNRPASVIIRDFLNKSNITSEDIAFNIAPRINSAGRLEDASIALDFYTASDTNTAYKQFELLGQLNNLRKETEAQTTQEALNSVNKNDRIIVVAGKNWHEGVVGIVAARLVDKFGSPAIVLSIKDEEAKGSARSIGDVNIYELIKENEHLLTKFGGHKMAAGLGLHVKDIAAFREAVNRSAQRIPDDDFIPKEQISGILASEDIDTELLNLLEQFEPYGEANLRPTFLIKDAEVVSIKLMGADKSHSRIEIRQYPHQRETIELIAFRRIYEMPENKKITCSYSVTKNEFNGRVSAQLLVNKIF; encoded by the coding sequence ATGCTGAGTAATATACCCCACTTAAACAAATCAGACCTTTTTGCTCTGCTTGCACAAAGGTTTGACAAGGAAGACAAAAAACTTTCCCAAATTCCAAATCCACAATTGCTTCATGATGCGGATAAAGCCGCAAAAAAAATTGCAGAAGCTATACGCGCTAACAAACGTATAACGTTAGTAGGTGATTATGATGTAGACGGTGTCAGCTCTACTGCTATAGTTGTTGATTTTTTCAAGCAGATTCCCTATCCTCTTGAAGCTATTATTCCCAATCGTTTTCATGATGGTTATGGGGTAAATCCTACTGTTTTGCAAAGAGTGGATACGGACTTGATTATAACTGTTGATAACGGAATATCTGCAATAGAAGCAGCCGATATATGCAAACAACGCAAAATAGACCTAATTATTACTGATCATCATACTCCAGGCGATGTTTTACCAGATGCCTATGCTATTGTTGATCCAAAGCTCTCTACATGTAACTATCCTTTTAAAGAGATATGTGGCGCACAGGTTGCATGGCTTTTACTTGGACTTGTAAAAAAAGAGCTTGCACTCAGTATAGATATGAAGCAATTTTTAGATATTTTGGCGATTGCAATTATTGCGGACATTATGCCTCTTGTCAATATAAACAGAACACTTGTCAAAGAAGGGCTTAATCTCCTTATGCACTCCAACAGGCCTGCCAGTGTTATTATCAGGGACTTTTTAAACAAGTCAAACATCACAAGTGAAGATATCGCATTTAACATAGCACCGCGTATCAACTCTGCCGGACGCCTTGAAGATGCTTCTATTGCCCTTGATTTTTATACTGCATCCGATACAAATACGGCTTATAAACAGTTTGAACTCTTGGGACAGCTCAATAATCTACGAAAAGAGACTGAAGCACAAACAACGCAAGAGGCACTGAACTCTGTCAATAAAAACGATAGAATTATTGTTGTGGCAGGTAAAAACTGGCATGAAGGTGTTGTAGGCATTGTAGCCGCCCGTTTGGTTGATAAGTTTGGATCTCCTGCGATAGTTTTGAGTATAAAAGATGAAGAAGCCAAAGGGAGTGCCAGAAGTATCGGTGACGTCAATATATATGAACTCATAAAAGAAAATGAACATCTGTTAACTAAGTTTGGCGGGCATAAAATGGCAGCAGGACTGGGTTTACATGTAAAGGATATAGCAGCCTTTAGAGAAGCTGTCAATAGAAGTGCACAAAGAATTCCTGATGATGATTTTATACCAAAAGAGCAGATAAGCGGAATCTTGGCAAGCGAAGATATAGATACAGAACTGCTAAATTTGCTTGAACAGTTTGAACCCTATGGAGAAGCGAATCTCCGGCCGACTTTTCTTATAAAAGATGCAGAAGTTGTCAGTATAAAACTGATGGGTGCCGACAAATCACATTCACGCATTGAAATCAGACAATACCCGCATCAAAGAGAGACTATAGAGCTTATTGCTTTTCGGCGTATTTATGAGATGCCTGAGAATAAAAAGATTACCTGCAGTTACTCCGTAACCAAAAATGAATTTAACGGCAGGGTCTCTGCCCAGCTTTTAGTGAATAAAATCTTTTAG
- a CDS encoding CTP synthase has product MTKFIFVTGGVLSSLGKGITAASIGTLLKHAGKNIGMLKIDPYINVDPGTMSPLEHGEVFVTKDGAETDLDIGNYERFLDKSFLKTSNFTTGQVYSSVIERERAGGYLGQTIQVVPHIVGEIVKRIKAAGEGHDILVVELGGTVGDIEGLPFMEAIRQMKHDDEVAGTFFVHVTLIPYIKAAGEMKSKPTQHSVQELRRIGITPQMIIARSENALPKTFKKKLAMSCDVAPDSVIEALDAASIYDVPMSFLRQNILKPIAKELDLGEIEPDMQEWDTLVKKIVQPKGKVVIGFVGKYLALKESYKSLTEALIHAGAHLDSRVEICWVDSEEIEERDAQTLLSDCDGILVAGGFGNRGIEGKIQAIEYARVNKIPYLGICLGMQLTLVEYARNVLGLEGANSVEFDENTPHPMIYLIDNFLDQSGGMQLRTHQSPMGGTLRLGEYPCDTKEGSLLREAYNGQKTIYERHRHRYEANPAYRQQLEDAGMIVTGESDGLIETVEIQGHPWFLGVQFHPEFTSRLQTPNPSILAFVNASLNAE; this is encoded by the coding sequence ATGACTAAATTCATTTTTGTTACCGGTGGAGTATTAAGCTCTCTTGGAAAAGGGATTACAGCTGCCAGTATAGGTACTTTACTCAAACATGCCGGTAAGAATATAGGCATGCTTAAAATTGATCCGTATATCAATGTTGACCCGGGTACGATGAGTCCGCTGGAGCATGGAGAAGTTTTTGTTACAAAAGACGGCGCAGAAACTGATCTTGATATTGGAAACTATGAACGTTTCCTGGACAAGTCTTTTTTAAAAACATCCAACTTTACAACAGGGCAGGTTTACTCAAGTGTAATTGAGCGTGAACGCGCAGGCGGGTATCTCGGACAGACCATTCAGGTTGTTCCGCATATTGTCGGTGAAATTGTCAAGCGTATAAAAGCAGCCGGGGAAGGGCATGATATTCTTGTAGTGGAACTTGGAGGAACGGTTGGTGATATTGAAGGGCTGCCATTTATGGAAGCGATTCGCCAAATGAAACATGATGATGAAGTTGCCGGCACATTTTTTGTCCATGTAACCCTTATTCCCTACATTAAAGCAGCCGGTGAGATGAAATCAAAGCCGACACAGCACTCGGTTCAGGAACTTCGCCGTATCGGTATCACACCGCAGATGATTATAGCAAGAAGCGAAAATGCTCTGCCCAAAACATTCAAGAAAAAGCTTGCAATGAGCTGTGATGTTGCACCGGACAGTGTTATAGAAGCACTTGATGCTGCAAGCATATATGATGTTCCTATGTCATTTTTAAGACAAAATATTTTAAAACCTATAGCAAAAGAGCTTGATCTTGGTGAAATTGAACCTGATATGCAAGAGTGGGATACTCTTGTCAAAAAAATCGTACAGCCAAAAGGAAAAGTAGTTATAGGATTTGTCGGAAAATATCTTGCCCTCAAAGAGTCCTACAAATCACTAACAGAGGCTCTTATTCATGCCGGAGCTCATCTTGACAGCAGAGTTGAAATCTGCTGGGTTGATTCTGAAGAGATAGAAGAAAGAGATGCACAGACACTTCTGAGTGACTGTGACGGCATATTGGTAGCAGGCGGTTTTGGAAACCGGGGAATTGAAGGAAAAATACAGGCAATTGAGTATGCCCGTGTCAACAAGATACCTTATCTCGGCATCTGTCTGGGTATGCAGCTTACGCTTGTAGAATATGCAAGAAATGTGCTTGGACTGGAGGGTGCAAACTCCGTTGAATTTGACGAAAACACACCGCACCCTATGATTTATCTTATAGACAACTTTTTGGACCAAAGCGGCGGTATGCAGCTTCGGACACATCAGTCGCCGATGGGCGGGACCCTTCGTCTTGGAGAGTACCCGTGTGACACAAAAGAGGGTTCTTTGCTCCGTGAAGCCTATAACGGACAAAAAACAATTTATGAAAGACACCGTCACCGATATGAAGCAAACCCTGCCTACAGACAACAGCTTGAGGATGCCGGCATGATAGTCACAGGTGAGTCTGACGGGTTGATAGAAACAGTAGAGATTCAAGGCCATCCATGGTTTTTAGGGGTGCAGTTTCACCCTGAATTCACATCACGCCTCCAAACTCCAAATCCATCTATACTAGCATTTGTCAATGCCAGTTTAAATGCTGAGTAA
- a CDS encoding cation:proton antiporter → MQNVLVYIIIALGVSIVINIFLKKIGISQIIGYILTGTLIAYGFDLHKASHSHALEMAGEFGIVFLMFTIGLEISLAKMGSMKREIFANGFLQVGLTTVVTYLLAHYIFALGPKSSIIIALAFSLSSTAIVLTYLKSSKEIYTPYGQNATGILIFQDIAVIPILILISFLTKEGDQEIFVILWHTLLSVSVVIAVMFTFGKRVVAWLLHFSSSSEVDELFMGSVLFIVMASSLFAYYMGFTYSLGAFVAGMIIAETKYHHKVESDIAPFKDILLGTFFVVVGMKIDIFLFVDNIGLIIGLFLLIFIIKSLLMFLVLRLSSSSAVSLKTALFLSQVGEFSFVIFALAASGHIIDEQLASLLVLIVIFSMIVTPFFVPFINAVTTRLIKEKDIVTDMSALKGRENHVVVCGYSVVGKFVTQYLEELDVPYVIIDNSNKHVQEALEEGREAYLGDASKTAILQALHIEKAAAIIVTLDNIAKKRLICEAVLNHSRNANLIVKVVSLEEKEKLSDLAITNIVDGKVEVARVLVERMLTCQLKYR, encoded by the coding sequence ATGCAAAATGTTTTAGTCTATATAATCATCGCTCTTGGGGTTTCCATAGTTATTAATATCTTTTTGAAAAAAATAGGCATATCGCAGATTATAGGCTATATTCTGACCGGAACACTTATTGCCTATGGTTTTGATCTGCATAAAGCCAGTCATTCGCATGCTTTGGAGATGGCAGGGGAATTCGGTATTGTATTTTTGATGTTTACCATAGGGCTTGAAATATCTTTGGCAAAAATGGGTTCGATGAAAAGAGAGATTTTTGCCAACGGATTTTTACAGGTCGGACTGACTACGGTTGTCACCTATCTGCTAGCCCATTATATTTTTGCTCTGGGACCAAAATCATCCATAATTATAGCACTGGCGTTTTCGCTTTCATCAACAGCAATCGTACTGACATATTTAAAAAGTTCTAAAGAGATTTATACTCCGTACGGGCAGAATGCAACAGGAATTCTGATTTTTCAGGATATTGCAGTGATTCCTATTTTAATTCTGATAAGCTTTTTAACCAAAGAGGGAGATCAGGAGATCTTTGTCATTTTATGGCATACACTTTTAAGTGTTTCTGTTGTTATCGCTGTGATGTTTACATTCGGCAAGAGAGTTGTCGCCTGGCTGCTGCATTTTTCATCCTCGTCAGAGGTAGACGAACTCTTTATGGGTTCTGTACTCTTTATCGTCATGGCATCTTCTCTTTTTGCCTACTATATGGGTTTTACCTACTCTTTAGGCGCATTTGTAGCCGGTATGATTATCGCGGAAACGAAATACCATCATAAAGTAGAATCAGATATCGCACCGTTTAAAGATATTCTTTTGGGAACGTTCTTTGTTGTTGTGGGTATGAAAATTGACATCTTCTTGTTCGTTGACAATATCGGACTTATTATCGGTCTGTTTTTACTGATTTTTATTATAAAATCGCTCCTTATGTTTTTGGTCTTGCGGTTAAGCTCAAGCAGTGCAGTTTCCTTGAAAACGGCACTCTTCCTTTCCCAGGTAGGCGAATTTTCATTTGTAATTTTTGCACTCGCGGCATCAGGGCATATTATTGATGAGCAGTTGGCTTCTTTGTTGGTACTGATAGTGATTTTTTCCATGATAGTGACACCGTTTTTTGTTCCCTTTATCAATGCTGTAACCACCAGGCTGATAAAAGAAAAAGATATTGTTACAGATATGTCTGCACTTAAGGGCAGAGAAAATCATGTGGTTGTGTGTGGATACAGCGTGGTCGGTAAATTTGTGACACAGTATCTTGAAGAACTTGATGTTCCCTATGTTATCATTGACAATTCAAACAAACATGTACAGGAAGCACTGGAAGAAGGAAGAGAAGCCTATCTCGGAGATGCTTCCAAAACAGCTATTTTACAGGCGCTCCATATTGAAAAAGCTGCTGCAATAATTGTAACACTTGACAATATTGCGAAGAAGCGCCTTATTTGTGAAGCAGTGCTGAATCATTCAAGAAATGCAAATCTGATTGTAAAAGTGGTTTCACTGGAAGAAAAAGAGAAGCTTTCGGACCTGGCTATAACGAATATTGTGGACGGAAAAGTAGAGGTGGCACGTGTTTTGGTTGAGAGAATGTTAACCTGCCAGCTAAAATATCGCTAG
- the pyrE gene encoding orotate phosphoribosyltransferase — protein MDIKQIYMDAEALLEGHFKLSSGNHSQFYLQSAKVLEDPKTAKLLAEELAKQIKASGLEIDTVCAPALGGLIAGFALATALDARSIFAERVDGKMTVRRGFEIKPGEKVLMCEDIITTGGSAMEAAAVVKELGGEIVGIAALANRGFCHREGSNIETKPNCKLPQDIPFFALADFTFEMYPPETCPLCKDGSQAIKPGSRGN, from the coding sequence GTGGACATAAAGCAAATATATATGGATGCCGAAGCACTTTTGGAAGGGCATTTCAAATTGAGTTCAGGCAACCATTCACAGTTTTATCTTCAATCTGCAAAAGTTTTGGAAGATCCCAAAACAGCGAAACTTTTAGCAGAGGAACTTGCCAAGCAGATCAAGGCAAGCGGCCTTGAGATTGATACCGTCTGTGCTCCGGCGCTTGGCGGTTTGATTGCAGGTTTTGCGCTTGCTACGGCACTTGATGCAAGAAGTATATTTGCTGAACGGGTTGACGGCAAGATGACTGTTCGCCGCGGTTTTGAAATCAAACCGGGTGAAAAGGTTTTGATGTGCGAAGATATCATTACAACCGGAGGAAGCGCTATGGAAGCTGCTGCAGTTGTCAAAGAACTGGGTGGTGAAATAGTCGGCATTGCCGCATTGGCGAACCGCGGATTTTGCCACAGAGAGGGCAGCAACATAGAGACAAAGCCAAACTGCAAACTTCCTCAGGATATTCCGTTTTTTGCACTTGCAGACTTCACCTTTGAAATGTATCCGCCTGAGACATGTCCGCTTTGCAAAGACGGCAGCCAGGCCATTAAGCCGGGTTCACGCGGAAACTAG
- the frr gene encoding ribosome recycling factor: MLNEIFNECETKMQGSIEHMQRDFKTLRTGKVTTAVLDNVKIDYYGTPTPLDQVGSVLATDATTIVINPWEKNLLSDIESAINAANIGVNPNNDGEQIKLFFPAMTVEQRQESVKKMKTMGENAKVSIRNDRRDANDKIKKLEKEKEITQDESKSAQDNIQKITDKYISKVDSILKDKEAEILKV; the protein is encoded by the coding sequence ATGTTAAACGAAATATTTAATGAATGTGAAACGAAAATGCAAGGCAGCATTGAACATATGCAAAGAGATTTCAAAACACTCAGAACAGGGAAGGTCACAACTGCTGTACTTGATAATGTAAAAATTGACTATTACGGCACGCCTACTCCTCTTGATCAGGTGGGTTCTGTTTTGGCAACCGATGCGACAACTATTGTCATCAATCCCTGGGAAAAGAACCTTTTGTCTGATATCGAGTCTGCTATCAATGCGGCAAATATCGGCGTAAACCCTAATAATGACGGAGAGCAGATTAAACTTTTCTTTCCTGCCATGACAGTGGAACAGCGTCAGGAATCTGTAAAAAAAATGAAAACTATGGGTGAGAATGCCAAAGTATCCATTAGAAATGACAGACGCGACGCCAACGACAAAATCAAAAAACTTGAAAAAGAAAAAGAGATTACGCAGGATGAGTCTAAATCCGCTCAGGACAATATACAAAAAATAACAGACAAATATATCTCTAAAGTTGACAGCATCTTAAAAGACAAAGAAGCTGAAATTCTAAAGGTTTAA
- the secG gene encoding preprotein translocase subunit SecG, which yields MTTSLLLIIQIVLVIILVIAVLLQKSSSIGLGAYSGSNESVFGAKGPSSFLAKTTFTIGFLFVVNTITLGYMYSQSAQSSVIDEMVPTTNVAAPAVPTASTAKPETPKK from the coding sequence ATGACAACCAGTCTTTTACTTATAATTCAAATCGTCTTAGTTATCATCTTGGTTATCGCTGTGCTCTTACAAAAAAGCTCAAGCATAGGCCTTGGTGCTTACAGTGGTTCAAATGAATCGGTTTTTGGTGCAAAAGGGCCAAGCAGTTTCTTGGCAAAAACGACATTTACCATCGGCTTTTTGTTCGTTGTCAATACGATCACACTAGGATACATGTATTCTCAGTCTGCACAGTCTTCTGTGATAGATGAAATGGTTCCGACAACAAATGTAGCTGCTCCTGCAGTGCCGACTGCTTCGACTGCAAAACCAGAAACACCAAAAAAATAA
- a CDS encoding metal ABC transporter substrate-binding protein → MKNIKIIALILILFMASLFLVIENEKKPQTNTKPIVGVTTFALYDITKHIAGDTLDVVNILPFGVDPHSFEPTPKLMGNIEKSALLFYSGAGLEPWVHGFAFKQKAVNISKYVKLRELADTDENEEEEHIGHHHHEEVDPHYWLDFDNMKKAAQVITNELIALQPQYKELYIKNRDRYVKMLNTLDQEYKQKLANCKQKSVVVTHNALGYIADRYGFGVESLTGLSPEAEPSAKAMKRVFQDIRKKGIQTIFYENFVNDKVTKTIAKDANITVDVFQPLGNITADEAKAGMTYQAIMQKNLKKLSKALMCR, encoded by the coding sequence GTGAAAAATATAAAAATTATTGCATTGATTCTTATTTTGTTTATGGCAAGCCTGTTTCTTGTTATAGAAAATGAAAAAAAACCTCAAACAAATACAAAACCGATAGTCGGGGTAACCACATTTGCTCTTTATGACATTACAAAGCATATTGCAGGCGATACTCTTGATGTCGTTAATATTTTGCCTTTTGGTGTTGACCCTCACAGTTTTGAACCAACTCCCAAGCTTATGGGCAACATAGAAAAAAGTGCCCTGCTTTTTTACAGCGGCGCAGGATTGGAACCATGGGTACACGGATTTGCATTTAAACAAAAGGCTGTAAATATCAGTAAGTATGTAAAATTACGAGAACTTGCAGATACGGATGAAAACGAAGAAGAGGAACATATCGGGCATCACCATCATGAAGAAGTAGACCCTCACTACTGGCTTGATTTTGACAATATGAAAAAAGCTGCACAAGTGATAACAAATGAACTTATTGCACTGCAGCCTCAATACAAAGAACTTTACATTAAAAACAGAGACAGATATGTAAAAATGCTCAATACGCTTGACCAGGAATACAAACAGAAACTTGCAAACTGTAAGCAAAAAAGTGTTGTTGTTACACATAATGCTCTTGGCTACATTGCAGACAGGTACGGATTTGGAGTAGAATCATTGACGGGACTCTCTCCCGAAGCTGAACCGAGTGCCAAAGCAATGAAAAGAGTTTTTCAGGATATTCGCAAAAAAGGCATACAGACAATTTTTTATGAAAATTTTGTAAATGACAAGGTAACCAAAACAATAGCAAAGGATGCAAATATCACTGTTGATGTTTTTCAGCCTTTGGGCAATATTACAGCAGATGAAGCAAAGGCGGGTATGACATACCAGGCAATTATGCAAAAAAATCTTAAAAAACTCTCAAAGGCGCTTATGTGCAGATGA
- a CDS encoding metal ABC transporter ATP-binding protein, with the protein MKFKVPIFDVKKLSFIVRGQKILEDISFEIFEGEYIAIIGPNGGGKTTLIRMLLGLEQPTSGEIRIFGKKLKEFKEWYKIGYVPQRATLVDENFPATVEDIVKMGRIAKRGILAGISKEDKEMVEDAMIKMDILNLRDKMVGTLSGGQRQRVMIARALASCPKILILDEPNTGVDMVSQQRFYTLLAKLNKEEKITILFITHDIGVIADDIGRLFTINQKATICNDPKKMLSCEEVSDLYGIDAHALHHHKHEH; encoded by the coding sequence ATGAAATTCAAAGTTCCCATCTTTGATGTAAAAAAGCTTAGCTTTATTGTTCGCGGACAGAAAATTCTTGAGGATATTTCATTTGAAATTTTTGAAGGAGAATACATTGCCATTATCGGACCAAACGGTGGCGGGAAAACAACGCTCATCCGTATGCTTCTCGGATTGGAACAGCCTACATCCGGGGAAATCAGAATATTTGGCAAAAAGTTAAAAGAGTTTAAAGAGTGGTACAAAATAGGCTATGTGCCACAGCGCGCAACGCTCGTAGACGAAAACTTTCCGGCGACTGTTGAAGATATTGTAAAAATGGGGCGTATAGCAAAAAGAGGAATACTGGCCGGTATAAGTAAAGAAGACAAAGAAATGGTAGAAGATGCCATGATAAAAATGGATATTCTTAATTTAAGAGATAAAATGGTTGGTACCCTCTCAGGCGGTCAGCGTCAAAGGGTCATGATAGCAAGAGCTCTGGCCTCTTGCCCAAAAATTCTGATTCTTGACGAACCCAATACCGGTGTAGATATGGTGTCTCAGCAAAGATTTTACACATTGCTGGCGAAGCTGAATAAAGAAGAAAAGATAACCATTTTGTTTATTACGCATGATATCGGTGTTATAGCTGATGATATCGGACGTTTATTTACTATAAATCAAAAAGCGACAATTTGTAATGACCCAAAAAAGATGCTTTCTTGTGAAGAAGTAAGTGATTTGTATGGCATAGATGCCCATGCCCTTCATCACCACAAGCATGAGCATTAA
- a CDS encoding metal ABC transporter permease, with amino-acid sequence MFEMFEYDFMQRAFVAGLFIAVLASVSGNFVVLRRYSLMSETLAHSALVGVAVGLVAGYNPLWVAVGVAIASAWLIEYLRSAFSLYSDAILAIILSGSLAIAVIIVSLGGAFNNSLFSYLFGSILSVTDEDVMTIVTVGSLSLLFLLLFSKELYFIAYDEEVAQTSGIKVKFLNFLLVTVVAVIIALSIRVVGSLLIGALMVIPTVAALQYRVGFRSTMLISLFFALFSVVFGMSLSYYYSLPSGATIVLSIIVIFIVSLIINKK; translated from the coding sequence ATGTTTGAAATGTTTGAATATGATTTTATGCAAAGAGCCTTTGTTGCAGGACTTTTTATAGCCGTGCTGGCTTCTGTAAGCGGAAATTTTGTAGTACTTCGCCGTTACTCTCTTATGAGTGAGACTCTGGCACATTCGGCGCTTGTCGGAGTTGCTGTCGGACTTGTGGCAGGATATAATCCTTTGTGGGTTGCTGTTGGTGTTGCGATTGCTTCTGCATGGTTGATAGAATATCTGCGAAGTGCATTTTCACTCTACAGCGATGCTATATTGGCTATAATCCTTTCAGGTTCACTGGCAATTGCTGTGATTATTGTCTCTTTGGGCGGTGCTTTTAACAATTCTCTTTTTTCTTATCTGTTTGGTTCTATTTTATCGGTGACAGATGAAGATGTAATGACAATAGTCACAGTAGGGAGTCTCTCTTTACTCTTTTTGCTGCTTTTCTCAAAAGAACTTTATTTTATTGCTTATGACGAAGAAGTAGCTCAAACAAGCGGTATCAAAGTAAAGTTTTTAAACTTTTTGCTTGTTACCGTAGTGGCTGTTATTATTGCACTCTCGATTCGGGTTGTGGGGAGTCTGCTTATCGGAGCTTTGATGGTGATTCCGACTGTCGCTGCCTTGCAGTACCGAGTGGGCTTTAGAAGCACAATGCTTATTTCACTCTTTTTTGCCCTTTTCAGTGTTGTATTCGGCATGAGCCTTTCTTACTACTATTCTTTACCTTCCGGGGCTACTATAGTGCTTTCAATCATAGTTATTTTTATTGTTTCACTGATAATAAACAAGAAATGA
- a CDS encoding methyltransferase domain-containing protein: protein MKISSEFSKYAMHYGSYNVIQQKVADKLLSLITSQPKNILDLGCGSGTLARKINWQYDKLMAVDFAPGMLELHPKSQKIECIYGNFNDVNLFDLLREYSFDYILSSSALQWADDMEKTFQQLQAFHAPVALAVFTSNTFKTLHVTAGLEPLLIDTCKLEKLQKKYFNANFEVVRYKLDFDNVRDMFRYIKKSGVSASRNVLSYKEMKKLMQEYPLSYLEFEVAFIY from the coding sequence ATGAAAATAAGTTCTGAATTTTCCAAGTATGCAATGCATTACGGTTCTTATAATGTTATTCAGCAAAAAGTGGCCGATAAACTTCTCTCTCTGATCACCTCGCAGCCAAAAAATATTTTGGACCTTGGTTGCGGAAGCGGTACTTTGGCAAGAAAAATAAATTGGCAGTATGATAAACTGATGGCAGTTGATTTTGCTCCGGGAATGTTGGAGTTGCATCCAAAGTCTCAAAAGATAGAGTGCATTTACGGAAATTTTAATGATGTAAATCTTTTTGATCTTCTGAGAGAATACAGTTTTGATTATATTCTTTCCTCTTCTGCTTTACAATGGGCAGATGATATGGAAAAAACATTCCAGCAGTTGCAAGCTTTTCATGCCCCTGTTGCGCTCGCAGTTTTTACCTCAAATACATTTAAAACATTACATGTAACAGCAGGATTGGAACCACTGCTTATAGATACATGTAAACTTGAAAAACTGCAAAAAAAATATTTTAATGCGAACTTTGAAGTAGTACGGTATAAGCTGGACTTTGATAATGTGAGAGATATGTTTCGTTATATAAAAAAGAGCGGAGTGAGTGCCTCCCGCAATGTTTTAAGCTACAAAGAGATGAAAAAACTGATGCAGGAGTATCCCTTAAGCTATTTGGAGTTTGAAGTCGCCTTTATCTATTGA
- a CDS encoding thiamine-phosphate pyrophosphorylase, with amino-acid sequence MKSSTLSPELFRVIDANINRLKEGIRVVEDILRYKDNNKELSSRLKSLRHKAQIQETKELLKNRDSINDVLRPSTKSEQNRSTLEDILTANFKRAQESARVLEELYKLDNIDYSENFKTLRYELYNLEKEVMLNR; translated from the coding sequence ATGAAGAGTAGTACTCTCTCACCCGAGCTTTTTCGGGTGATTGATGCCAACATAAACCGTCTCAAAGAAGGCATACGCGTTGTTGAAGATATACTTCGATATAAAGACAACAACAAAGAACTCTCCTCCAGACTCAAATCACTCCGACACAAAGCACAGATTCAAGAAACAAAAGAGCTTCTCAAGAACAGAGACAGTATAAATGATGTCTTGCGACCCTCTACAAAAAGTGAACAAAACCGTTCTACACTTGAAGATATCCTGACTGCCAACTTTAAACGCGCGCAGGAATCTGCCAGGGTTTTAGAAGAGTTGTATAAGCTAGACAACATAGACTACAGCGAAAACTTTAAAACTCTGCGTTATGAGCTGTATAATTTAGAAAAAGAAGTCATGCTCAATAGATAA